The following coding sequences lie in one Pontibacter sp. G13 genomic window:
- a CDS encoding TetR/AcrR family transcriptional regulator translates to MDKRAKTRQHIIESTAELFNKKGFAGTSMADITQATGLTKGSVYGNFKNKDEVATAVFLHNYQLIVEGIAAELKPRNSPLDKIYGYVAFYRREYQMMFLKGGCPLLNTAMDADDTHPLLAEQAKMVLGKWKKHLIRLVEKGQEAGEIDPETVPNRFAMMMISLLEGGIAMAKASGDHSYLFHAFEEIELRIREMSLIPVSGTS, encoded by the coding sequence GTGGATAAACGCGCCAAAACTCGGCAACATATCATCGAATCCACTGCGGAGCTATTCAACAAAAAGGGCTTTGCGGGCACTTCTATGGCTGATATTACGCAAGCCACAGGATTGACCAAGGGAAGTGTATATGGCAACTTCAAAAACAAGGATGAGGTAGCTACCGCAGTCTTTCTGCACAACTACCAATTGATCGTGGAAGGCATTGCGGCAGAACTCAAGCCCCGAAATTCTCCCCTTGACAAGATCTATGGATACGTCGCCTTCTACCGGAGAGAATACCAGATGATGTTCCTCAAGGGAGGATGCCCATTGCTGAATACCGCTATGGATGCGGACGACACCCATCCTTTGTTGGCAGAACAAGCCAAGATGGTCTTGGGAAAATGGAAAAAGCACCTCATCCGATTGGTGGAAAAAGGGCAGGAAGCAGGCGAAATCGATCCGGAAACTGTACCGAACCGATTTGCCATGATGATGATTTCCTTGCTGGAGGGGGGAATTGCGATGGCCAAGGCCAGTGGAGACCACAGCTACCTATTCCACGCATTCGAAGAAATCGAACTCCGAATCCGCGAAATGTCCCTTATCCCCGTTTCTGGAACGTCTTGA
- a CDS encoding cyclase family protein — MRFIDLSHLIDDGLVTYQGLPAVHICDFLSREDSKANYADGTEFQIGKIEMVGNSGTYLDAPFHRFADGKDLSELPLEKLVNLPAIVVDVAGEHVKAIDAEYFDDWELKGHAVLIRTGWYKRWNTEGYYQNHPFITEDAAQFLVEAKVALVGIDSYNIDDTRGNARPAHTHLLGAEIPIVEHLNSLEELPERGFQFSAIPPKIKGFGTFPVRAFATLEE; from the coding sequence ATGCGTTTCATCGACCTCAGCCACCTTATTGACGACGGACTGGTAACCTACCAAGGCTTACCTGCTGTACATATCTGCGACTTTCTCTCCCGTGAAGATTCGAAGGCCAACTATGCAGACGGGACCGAGTTTCAAATCGGCAAAATCGAGATGGTCGGCAATTCCGGGACCTACCTAGATGCGCCTTTTCATCGCTTCGCAGACGGCAAGGACCTCTCGGAACTACCTTTGGAGAAATTGGTCAATCTTCCTGCCATTGTGGTAGATGTCGCCGGAGAGCATGTCAAAGCAATTGATGCCGAGTACTTCGATGATTGGGAATTGAAAGGTCATGCAGTCCTCATCCGGACCGGTTGGTACAAGCGTTGGAACACAGAGGGGTATTATCAGAATCACCCATTCATCACCGAAGATGCCGCCCAATTTCTGGTAGAAGCCAAGGTGGCACTCGTGGGGATTGATTCGTACAATATCGACGATACCCGCGGCAATGCTCGTCCGGCCCACACCCATCTACTCGGGGCCGAAATTCCGATTGTCGAACACCTCAATTCCTTGGAAGAACTCCCAGAGCGGGGATTTCAATTTTCTGCCATTCCCCCAAAGATCAAAGGTTTTGGGACCTTTCCCGTACGCGCGTTTGCGACTTTGGAGGAATAA
- a CDS encoding GNAT family protein, with protein sequence MSQPPSLFHGTAQLDRIQLSDWEDMLPLTQHSGMWQYFTQDLSQPTELEDWVKQAVQAWDSGTRWAFTIRDRATGEMVGSTSLGSMSLRDCRIEIGWTWIAPTFWGKGFNDSSKAALLHWAFGDWKALRVEVKTDVLNQPARKALVRMGFVEEGVLRSHTRMVGGRRRDTIYYSILPDEWSQIQTQNNW encoded by the coding sequence ATGTCTCAACCTCCTTCCCTCTTTCACGGTACTGCCCAACTAGATCGCATCCAACTGTCCGATTGGGAGGACATGCTCCCGCTCACCCAGCATTCCGGCATGTGGCAGTATTTCACCCAAGATCTGTCCCAGCCCACAGAATTGGAAGATTGGGTCAAACAGGCCGTCCAGGCGTGGGACTCCGGAACTCGATGGGCCTTCACCATCCGTGATCGCGCAACCGGAGAGATGGTGGGCAGCACGAGCCTCGGAAGCATGTCCCTCCGAGACTGCCGCATCGAGATCGGATGGACATGGATCGCCCCTACGTTTTGGGGCAAAGGTTTCAACGATTCCTCCAAAGCGGCGCTGCTTCATTGGGCGTTTGGAGATTGGAAGGCCCTCCGGGTGGAAGTCAAGACCGATGTCCTGAATCAGCCGGCCCGCAAAGCACTCGTGCGCATGGGATTTGTCGAGGAAGGTGTACTGCGGAGCCATACCCGCATGGTAGGCGGCCGAAGGCGGGACACCATCTACTACAGCATCCTCCCGGACGAGTGGTCGCAAATCCAAACCCAGAACAATTGGTAA
- a CDS encoding GNAT family N-acetyltransferase yields MQASDRIPFHVRPAHHSNQWLIEFGTFPDPSAGFMQILEVLEANGAEVLHRRKLLGESLIQFHTPHGRILLTLDAWDKIFLMADEPQAQLQPIVAWLESQAGWRRADATVHIRKAAASDREVLVSMAQTIILSQFEEFLGAEAVKNHIERGAAAKEIDEHLHQCDVLMLGGDLVGFAVYFDDLLHLMMIAPGHQRQGLGQQLLTHVETRLFTKHPRIRLETFEGNDIALNFFQSAGWSAQSKQSDPETGIPRIHLEKVRPQSQN; encoded by the coding sequence ATGCAAGCATCTGACCGAATTCCCTTCCATGTCCGGCCAGCCCATCACTCCAACCAATGGCTGATTGAGTTTGGCACCTTCCCCGATCCCTCGGCAGGATTCATGCAGATCCTCGAAGTCCTTGAAGCCAACGGGGCCGAAGTGCTACATCGCCGCAAGCTCTTAGGCGAATCCCTCATCCAATTCCACACGCCACATGGCCGAATCCTCCTCACACTGGATGCCTGGGACAAGATCTTCCTGATGGCAGATGAACCCCAAGCCCAACTTCAACCCATCGTGGCTTGGCTCGAATCTCAGGCGGGATGGCGTAGGGCAGACGCCACGGTACATATCCGCAAGGCAGCCGCGTCAGATCGGGAGGTGTTGGTCAGCATGGCCCAGACCATCATCCTGTCCCAATTTGAAGAGTTTCTGGGGGCAGAGGCAGTCAAAAATCACATCGAGCGTGGTGCCGCCGCCAAGGAAATAGACGAACACCTCCACCAATGTGACGTCTTGATGCTGGGCGGCGACTTGGTGGGATTCGCCGTTTATTTCGACGATTTGTTGCATCTGATGATGATCGCTCCCGGCCACCAACGCCAAGGGCTCGGCCAGCAGCTTTTGACACATGTGGAAACCCGGCTTTTCACCAAACATCCTCGCATCAGGCTTGAAACATTCGAAGGCAACGACATCGCGCTTAACTTCTTCCAGTCAGCCGGATGGAGCGCTCAATCCAAGCAGTCGGACCCCGAAACTGGCATCCCCCGCATACACTTGGAGAAGGTCCGCCCCCAATCCCAAAACTGA
- a CDS encoding alpha/beta hydrolase → MAAKQSLPIQLRLIRTGFSAMDKISPRLTGRMAERLFFIPRKYPARDREREVLAQANRQVIKVKNEDIQLYRWGTGSRNAWLVHGWEGHAGHLGAFVSPLVEQGYSVWSFDAPAHGASTGRTSSIPQFAEVLHTMLDLQGSPELLVAHSMGSAASMYFALQSQVHIPKAVFITSPNRMGDVLDSYSKMISISSKSVAHLKAFAEQRIGFEIEEMDVSKLADSTQIGQALYMHDRKDKIIPFAYAQAICDAWDKASLIPMEGKGHYRILWDDQTLAEFRKFIGEVKMPRIEAV, encoded by the coding sequence ATGGCAGCAAAACAATCTCTTCCGATTCAGCTACGACTGATCCGCACGGGTTTCTCGGCAATGGACAAGATCTCTCCGAGGTTGACCGGCCGGATGGCCGAGCGGCTGTTCTTCATCCCGCGCAAATATCCCGCTCGGGATCGTGAACGTGAGGTATTGGCACAAGCCAATCGCCAAGTGATCAAAGTGAAAAACGAGGATATTCAATTGTACCGTTGGGGGACTGGTTCACGCAATGCCTGGCTGGTGCATGGCTGGGAAGGACATGCAGGCCATCTAGGGGCATTTGTGTCTCCGTTGGTGGAACAGGGCTACTCTGTCTGGTCTTTTGATGCCCCAGCTCATGGAGCATCCACCGGAAGGACCAGCTCCATTCCGCAATTCGCAGAGGTATTGCATACCATGCTGGATCTTCAAGGAAGCCCCGAATTGTTGGTGGCTCATTCCATGGGAAGTGCCGCTTCGATGTATTTTGCCTTGCAATCGCAGGTACATATTCCCAAGGCTGTATTCATCACTTCGCCCAACCGAATGGGAGACGTGCTGGATAGCTATTCGAAGATGATCTCCATTTCTTCCAAGTCAGTGGCACATTTGAAGGCTTTTGCAGAACAGCGAATCGGCTTTGAAATCGAAGAGATGGATGTGTCCAAACTGGCGGATTCCACCCAGATTGGTCAAGCACTCTACATGCATGATCGAAAGGACAAGATCATTCCGTTTGCCTATGCACAAGCTATTTGCGATGCATGGGACAAGGCTTCATTGATTCCGATGGAGGGAAAAGGCCACTACCGGATCTTGTGGGACGATCAAACCTTGGCGGAATTCCGGAAATTCATTGGGGAGGTAAAGATGCCTCGAATTGAAGCGGTTTGA
- a CDS encoding ATP-binding protein yields MEFLTRSIWGQVNRFFTPGKVLLLLGPRRVGKTVLMRKFMQRMDEPYLYLSGEDMRTTELLARRTVAAYQTLMGNHKALFIDEAQKIPEIGLKLKLMIDHIPDLRIIATGSSAFDLVHQAGEPLTGRSWMVRLFPFSSEEYAPIENVVTRQEGLRHRMVYGCYPELIQYPDLEMKSEYLRELVNTYLLKDILELEGLRNSHQISKLLKLLAFQTGALVSNRELGSQLGMDNKTIDKYLDLLSKVFIIFPVGGFNRNLRKEISKSRKWYFTDNGIKNILIDDMRPLDQRNDAGALWENYAISERVKFLHNHRIAGSHYFWRTYDQQEIDWIESRNGQLHAYQFKWNPQKSGKRPKAWAKNYPDSTFETIHPENIWDWITETS; encoded by the coding sequence ATGGAGTTCCTAACTCGCTCGATCTGGGGGCAAGTCAACCGATTCTTCACCCCGGGCAAGGTGCTACTCCTACTTGGGCCCCGCCGAGTGGGCAAAACTGTGCTGATGCGCAAATTCATGCAGAGGATGGATGAGCCTTATCTCTACCTCTCCGGGGAAGACATGCGCACGACAGAGTTATTGGCTCGACGGACAGTAGCGGCCTACCAAACTCTCATGGGCAATCATAAAGCCCTGTTCATTGACGAAGCTCAGAAGATTCCTGAAATCGGGCTAAAGCTCAAGTTGATGATTGACCATATTCCGGACCTGAGGATTATCGCAACAGGCTCATCTGCATTCGATCTCGTTCATCAGGCTGGGGAGCCCCTTACCGGAAGATCATGGATGGTGAGGCTGTTCCCTTTTTCTTCGGAAGAATATGCCCCAATCGAAAATGTGGTTACTCGCCAAGAAGGACTTCGCCATCGAATGGTATATGGCTGCTATCCTGAGCTGATACAATACCCAGATCTGGAGATGAAATCGGAGTATCTCCGTGAACTAGTCAATACGTATCTCCTGAAAGATATCCTTGAACTTGAAGGACTTAGAAACTCCCATCAAATCTCCAAGCTCCTCAAGCTCTTGGCGTTTCAGACTGGAGCTCTCGTTTCTAATCGTGAATTGGGGAGTCAATTGGGGATGGACAACAAGACGATTGACAAATACCTAGATCTACTTTCCAAGGTATTCATCATTTTTCCAGTTGGAGGATTCAACCGAAATCTCAGGAAAGAAATATCCAAATCCCGCAAATGGTACTTTACGGACAACGGGATCAAAAATATCCTGATCGATGACATGAGGCCATTGGACCAAAGAAATGATGCAGGAGCACTTTGGGAAAATTATGCCATTTCGGAGCGCGTAAAGTTCTTGCATAATCACCGAATAGCCGGTTCCCATTACTTCTGGAGAACCTACGATCAGCAAGAAATCGATTGGATCGAATCTCGGAATGGGCAATTGCATGCGTATCAATTCAAATGGAATCCCCAGAAATCGGGCAAGCGACCAAAGGCTTGGGCCAAAAATTATCCAGACAGCACATTCGAAACGATCCATCCTGAAAATATTTGGGATTGGATAACAGAAACTTCCTAA
- a CDS encoding patatin-like phospholipase family protein: MSASPLEPSQAPDYTQDLDEVLKLEHTYIAARRNHYEIPKPNPQDDLWGIAISGGGIRSATLALGQLQRLISEDLLKEFDYISTVSGGGYMGSCLSTLMNTDPKKFVQPDHLKFVGQPDVPGLNRETSPLSMLMEAVPDTVQNPNTQTTKSRAISPQASQPIYGAEGLKFTPEVDNKPADETKLDVRHQIHHLRTHGEYLTLNKRLFSPDVQRAVGTIFGGIIHNVLLFLVTLVILVSFHFLVLELGTNGKFSAYLWENYRNIPEQFKAGTVGQTEAPTTEAGEELTLDKIWATVISEPVSQSRQALNDNLPAVIFMGIWGMGVALFLSSYALRLGRTLEKPAYDKSNCPAGHTSSTWGENRFVTVSFWLGILGGPLFTILLRLAMIPEGSPLTQLVTDKYDMWLLFGLPACYSLGFALVAFFVPAFLSTSIIAQRLTRSLYGDLRGAAIFGATASFLVPIFIIGLFILGFFTDQITYSLMSGASSITSVFVGYLAANAAGGDQNSITAKVSQALKQPIMGSSVLLLTAIIFSWISRTLCSAIVEMEGQKDFILILGLTLAVGIVLFILLGFFVNSNKISLHYFYRDRLSEAYLKTDGRIQRSRSNPGQGEPMMTLRNDENLPLSDLGWSVNPLNPTERTINPRAPYHLIVTALNLNGSKDLPRKDLKSDHFTFSRDYVGSKSTGYVKTEVYRSGETKLARAMTISAAAVGSGMGFSSFFAQSFLTTLLNLRLGYWMENPWYYRQKDDPKWKDPKEQWTFWPKYLLREMLGNTTADQRLINLSDGGHTGDNIGLLPLLRRRCKVILALDNEEDPTFGFVSFSHLVRMANIEENIVINIDLTPLEPGPAKDDQLRTSNQSYVVGTIDYPDNTRGHLVYIKSSLNKEQLPVSVFNYAKMHKEFPHQSTADQYFDDGQFEAYRALGDHEAQGIIPILKTFQKRG; the protein is encoded by the coding sequence ATGTCAGCCTCCCCACTCGAACCTTCACAAGCTCCGGACTACACGCAAGATCTCGATGAAGTCCTGAAGCTAGAACACACCTACATCGCCGCACGCCGGAATCACTACGAAATTCCCAAACCCAATCCCCAGGATGATCTTTGGGGAATTGCTATTTCGGGCGGGGGAATTCGGTCTGCAACGCTCGCCTTGGGACAATTGCAGCGACTGATTTCGGAGGATCTCCTCAAGGAATTCGATTATATCTCCACCGTATCGGGAGGCGGATACATGGGATCGTGCCTCAGCACCTTGATGAATACCGATCCCAAAAAATTCGTCCAGCCAGATCACCTCAAGTTCGTTGGACAGCCCGATGTGCCCGGCCTCAATCGCGAGACCTCCCCGCTCTCCATGCTGATGGAGGCTGTGCCGGACACCGTACAAAACCCCAACACTCAGACGACCAAATCCCGCGCAATCAGCCCACAAGCATCTCAACCTATCTATGGAGCGGAAGGCTTGAAGTTCACCCCGGAAGTGGACAACAAACCCGCTGATGAAACCAAGCTCGATGTCCGGCATCAAATCCATCATTTGCGTACCCACGGCGAATACCTAACCCTCAACAAGCGGCTATTCAGTCCTGATGTTCAGCGTGCAGTAGGAACCATTTTCGGCGGAATCATCCACAATGTCCTGCTGTTTTTGGTAACGTTGGTGATTCTGGTGTCCTTCCACTTTTTGGTCCTAGAGTTGGGAACCAATGGGAAATTCTCCGCCTATTTGTGGGAGAACTATCGAAATATTCCTGAGCAGTTCAAAGCAGGAACGGTAGGACAAACTGAAGCTCCAACTACAGAAGCGGGGGAGGAATTGACCCTGGACAAAATATGGGCGACGGTGATCAGTGAACCCGTGAGTCAATCTCGGCAGGCCCTCAATGACAATCTTCCCGCGGTCATCTTCATGGGAATATGGGGAATGGGCGTGGCGCTGTTCCTGAGTTCGTATGCCTTGAGGTTGGGCCGTACGCTGGAGAAGCCAGCTTATGACAAATCCAATTGCCCAGCAGGCCATACCTCCTCCACTTGGGGAGAAAACCGATTCGTAACCGTGAGTTTCTGGTTGGGAATTTTGGGTGGACCGCTATTCACGATTTTGCTCCGGCTGGCCATGATACCTGAAGGCTCACCCTTGACACAATTGGTCACCGACAAATACGACATGTGGCTCTTGTTTGGGCTTCCAGCATGTTATTCGCTTGGATTTGCCTTGGTGGCATTCTTCGTTCCGGCCTTTTTGAGCACGAGTATCATCGCTCAGAGATTGACCCGATCCCTTTATGGAGATTTGCGAGGAGCCGCTATTTTCGGCGCTACCGCCTCCTTCTTGGTTCCAATCTTCATCATCGGGTTGTTCATCTTGGGCTTTTTCACCGATCAGATCACCTATTCCTTGATGTCAGGCGCATCCTCGATCACCTCCGTCTTTGTGGGCTATCTCGCCGCCAATGCAGCCGGAGGGGACCAAAATTCCATCACCGCGAAAGTGAGTCAAGCACTCAAACAACCGATCATGGGCTCCAGTGTACTGCTCCTGACAGCCATCATTTTCTCATGGATCTCTCGGACACTCTGCTCGGCAATTGTCGAAATGGAAGGGCAAAAGGATTTCATTCTGATTCTGGGTTTGACGCTGGCCGTTGGGATCGTCCTGTTCATCTTGCTCGGTTTTTTTGTGAATAGCAACAAGATCTCCCTCCACTATTTCTACCGCGATCGCCTCTCGGAAGCCTACCTCAAAACCGATGGACGTATCCAACGCTCCCGTTCCAATCCCGGACAGGGGGAACCGATGATGACGTTGAGAAACGATGAAAATCTTCCCTTGAGTGATCTCGGATGGTCCGTCAATCCCTTGAACCCCACAGAGAGAACCATCAATCCGAGGGCTCCTTATCATCTCATCGTCACAGCTCTAAATCTCAATGGTTCCAAGGACCTGCCCCGCAAAGACCTGAAATCTGACCATTTCACTTTTTCACGAGACTATGTCGGTTCCAAAAGTACCGGGTACGTCAAGACTGAGGTCTATCGTTCGGGCGAAACCAAACTCGCACGGGCTATGACGATCTCCGCTGCTGCAGTAGGATCTGGGATGGGCTTTTCCTCCTTCTTTGCCCAATCTTTCCTGACTACGCTGTTGAACTTGAGACTGGGATATTGGATGGAAAATCCTTGGTATTACCGCCAAAAGGACGATCCCAAATGGAAAGATCCCAAGGAACAGTGGACCTTCTGGCCCAAGTACCTCTTGCGGGAAATGTTGGGCAATACCACCGCGGATCAGCGTTTGATCAATCTATCGGATGGCGGGCATACGGGTGACAATATTGGGCTATTGCCGCTTCTGAGAAGAAGATGCAAGGTGATTTTGGCACTGGACAACGAGGAGGATCCGACCTTCGGATTTGTGTCCTTTAGCCACTTGGTGCGAATGGCCAATATCGAGGAGAATATCGTGATCAATATCGACTTGACTCCGCTTGAGCCGGGACCTGCCAAGGACGATCAGTTGAGGACGAGCAACCAAAGCTATGTGGTCGGAACGATAGACTACCCGGACAATACCCGCGGGCACTTGGTATACATCAAATCCAGCCTCAACAAGGAACAGTTACCGGTGAGTGTCTTCAACTATGCCAAGATGCACAAGGAATTTCCGCATCAATCTACGGCCGACCAATACTTTGATGACGGACAATTTGAAGCATATCGCGCATTGGGGGATCACGAAGCTCAGGGAATCATCCCGATTCTCAAGACGTTCCAGAAACGGGGATAA
- the nadC gene encoding carboxylating nicotinate-nucleotide diphosphorylase: MIDFLHHPETERIIQSGLQEDLGPGDYTSLSTIPAGKTAKAKCLIKDHGVVAGIAIAEKIFHAVDADLNVEVLIADGQPVKYGDIALTVEGDPRSITMAERLVLNIMQRMSGIATYTRNVVEALEGSHTRVLDTRKTTPLIRHLEKWAVAIGGGTNHRFGLYDMIMIKDNHIDYAGSITAAVRDCVAYLADNQLDLKIEVETRDLKEVQEALDTGKVDRILLDNMSNELMTEAVALVDGRCETEASGGITIERIPEIAQTGVTFVSMGALTHSVKSLDISLKAM, encoded by the coding sequence ATGATCGACTTTCTCCACCACCCAGAAACTGAAAGAATTATCCAATCCGGCCTCCAGGAAGATCTGGGACCGGGGGACTATACCAGCCTTTCCACCATTCCCGCAGGTAAGACCGCCAAAGCGAAATGCCTCATCAAGGACCATGGTGTGGTGGCAGGAATCGCCATCGCAGAAAAGATCTTCCACGCGGTAGATGCCGATCTCAACGTGGAGGTATTGATCGCAGATGGACAACCTGTCAAATATGGCGATATCGCCCTGACTGTGGAAGGTGATCCGCGTTCCATCACGATGGCGGAGCGTCTCGTGCTGAATATCATGCAGCGGATGTCTGGAATCGCCACTTATACGCGGAATGTGGTCGAGGCACTCGAAGGCTCCCATACACGCGTCCTCGATACTCGGAAAACCACTCCCTTGATCAGGCACCTAGAAAAATGGGCTGTGGCAATCGGTGGCGGAACCAATCACCGTTTCGGGCTCTATGATATGATTATGATCAAGGATAATCATATCGATTACGCTGGAAGCATCACAGCGGCCGTCAGGGATTGTGTGGCTTACTTGGCTGATAACCAGCTCGATCTCAAAATCGAGGTGGAAACCCGCGACCTCAAGGAAGTGCAGGAAGCACTCGATACGGGGAAGGTCGACCGGATCTTGCTCGACAATATGAGCAATGAACTGATGACCGAGGCCGTGGCGTTGGTGGATGGTCGCTGTGAAACGGAGGCTTCGGGAGGGATCACCATCGAGCGCATCCCTGAGATCGCCCAGACAGGGGTGACCTTTGTGTCGATGGGGGCCTTGACGCACTCCGTGAAAAGCCTAGACATTTCCCTGAAAGCCATGTAG
- the dinB gene encoding DNA polymerase IV: protein MAQRKIIHVDMDAFYASIEQRDHPEWRGKPLAVGGSRERGVVAAASYEARKFGVRSAMPSVTAIRLCPEIIFAKARFEVYREVSYQIREIFFSYTDLVEPLSLDEAFLDVTENKRGMESATQIARQIRAEIFEETHLTASAGISINKFLAKVASDIHKPNGVTLIPPDRIEPFLEDLPIDKFFGIGKKTADKMKRLGIRNGADLKKRSELELAQRFGKAGRYYYRIVRGLDDRPVKPDRIAKSVGAENTFSQDIQSEAEMVEALSPLAEKVSRRLTTRHTSGKTVTLKIKYHDFTQTTRSHTGKRFIQTAPDILAEARSLLHQPHFPDRPVRLLGVSVSNLDNQPNPYGIQLTLDF, encoded by the coding sequence ATGGCGCAACGCAAAATCATTCACGTGGATATGGACGCATTCTATGCATCCATCGAGCAGCGGGATCATCCCGAGTGGCGCGGTAAGCCCTTGGCGGTGGGTGGATCTCGCGAGCGTGGAGTTGTGGCAGCTGCCAGTTATGAAGCCCGGAAATTCGGGGTGCGTTCAGCCATGCCTTCGGTGACGGCGATTCGCCTGTGTCCGGAGATCATATTCGCCAAAGCGAGATTCGAAGTATATCGGGAAGTATCCTATCAGATTCGTGAAATCTTTTTCAGCTACACGGATTTGGTGGAGCCCCTGTCCTTGGATGAAGCCTTTCTGGATGTGACGGAGAATAAGCGCGGAATGGAATCCGCCACCCAAATTGCCAGACAGATCCGTGCGGAGATTTTCGAAGAAACCCACCTGACAGCTTCCGCAGGCATTTCTATCAATAAGTTTCTCGCCAAGGTTGCCTCGGACATTCACAAGCCCAATGGCGTTACCCTCATTCCACCGGATCGCATCGAGCCATTTTTGGAGGACTTGCCGATCGATAAGTTTTTCGGAATTGGCAAGAAAACAGCAGACAAGATGAAGCGACTGGGCATCCGAAACGGGGCAGACCTGAAGAAACGTTCCGAATTGGAATTGGCCCAGCGATTTGGGAAAGCAGGAAGGTACTATTATCGGATCGTCAGGGGGCTGGATGATCGCCCCGTCAAGCCCGACCGAATAGCCAAGAGCGTGGGAGCGGAGAATACCTTTTCGCAAGATATCCAGAGCGAGGCGGAAATGGTCGAGGCACTCTCTCCTTTAGCGGAAAAAGTCAGTCGGAGATTAACCACCCGGCATACTTCCGGCAAGACTGTGACCCTTAAGATCAAGTATCACGACTTCACCCAGACCACGCGGAGTCATACAGGCAAGCGATTTATACAAACGGCTCCGGACATCCTTGCGGAGGCCCGAAGCCTATTACATCAGCCGCACTTTCCTGATCGGCCTGTGCGGCTATTGGGAGTATCGGTTTCCAATCTCGACAATCAGCCCAATCCGTATGGCATTCAGCTGACCTTGGATTTCTGA
- a CDS encoding DUF481 domain-containing protein: protein MHNWARSPLLLLHILLTLTFSGATTLWAQSPTVISQEIDSLLQFSTKVEEKDSLYLSNGDRIAGELKTIESSVITFDTDYAESDFKIKWEKVTGLRTNQISLIILADGDRILGLMKADSGQAEILTVNGTIRVPIDQIVDLHPVEEKFWKRIDASLDLNYNFVMDNHLHQFGINGSVQYNGEKGVMSFISQNVSIRQDDVDQIRRYTQTLNAKFYLDHNWFSTTTLEFTANSEQKLRSRRNLKQGIGIFIHRSNKWYWYFSGGIGYNSEFYTDDEQTQRNSGEFVLTTEANIFNQGDLDLRANLSVYPSFTERGRWRSTFTYIMKYELPLDFYISGNLTFNFDNRPVEGASRYDLAAQAVFGWKL from the coding sequence ATGCACAACTGGGCTCGAAGCCCCTTGCTCTTGCTGCACATACTCCTGACGCTCACGTTTTCAGGAGCTACGACCCTTTGGGCGCAATCTCCCACCGTCATTTCGCAAGAGATCGATTCGCTGCTGCAATTTTCCACCAAGGTGGAAGAAAAGGATTCCCTATACCTCAGCAATGGTGATCGGATCGCTGGCGAACTCAAAACGATCGAGAGCAGTGTCATCACCTTCGATACTGACTATGCGGAATCGGATTTCAAAATCAAATGGGAAAAGGTCACCGGGCTCCGAACCAACCAGATTTCCCTCATTATCCTGGCCGATGGAGACCGGATCTTGGGATTGATGAAGGCTGACTCGGGACAAGCTGAGATCTTGACCGTCAATGGCACCATCCGCGTGCCTATCGACCAGATTGTGGACCTACACCCTGTCGAGGAAAAATTCTGGAAGCGTATCGATGCATCGCTGGACCTGAACTACAACTTCGTCATGGACAACCACTTGCACCAGTTTGGCATCAATGGCAGCGTGCAATACAATGGCGAGAAAGGCGTCATGTCATTCATCAGTCAGAACGTCTCCATCCGGCAGGACGATGTGGATCAGATCCGCAGGTACACCCAGACCCTCAATGCCAAATTCTACCTCGACCACAACTGGTTTTCCACCACCACCCTCGAATTCACCGCCAATTCTGAGCAGAAACTGAGGAGTCGACGCAATCTCAAGCAAGGCATTGGGATCTTCATTCACCGCTCCAACAAATGGTACTGGTACTTCTCTGGCGGCATCGGCTACAACTCCGAATTCTACACCGACGACGAACAGACCCAGCGCAATAGCGGCGAATTCGTCCTCACCACCGAAGCCAACATCTTCAATCAGGGCGATCTGGACCTGCGCGCCAACCTGTCTGTCTATCCCAGCTTCACCGAGCGTGGCCGATGGCGCTCCACCTTCACCTACATCATGAAATACGAGCTACCCCTCGATTTCTACATCTCCGGCAATCTCACCTTCAATTTCGACAACCGCCCAGTCGAAGGAGCTTCCAGATACGACCTCGCCGCTCAAGCCGTATTTGGCTGGAAACTGTGA